The following proteins come from a genomic window of Myxococcales bacterium:
- a CDS encoding thioredoxin family protein, translating into MTRRSALIRHIENLRAGMIQCSAIALVVLCSSAGVSVGAMPAPEVPEGAFGESAIHEKRPQVTARLLVESEAISTDVPFRIGVLFEMQPGWHIYWRNPGDSALPTRISWQVDDATLSALQWPAPSVFHENDGDFTTYGYADQVLLSNRITIHSRIDGPVYLGTKINFLVCKEVCIPGAIALERSLRLGAPPDPDPEVRKIFDAYEAQIPISARSHELDVATLLSQSAIRPGDSFLLGVGMRSCPIPSQCDRFALQAMDPAAIFIPYAQTNPSLRPLGVQGFPGSMDGFLLALRGHIALDAPSRSEDPLRGILALAGAGYVEVELPLPVVASKSEIELLTTDWLDPIVLERPLQSSSIGLIYALALALLGGLILNLMPCVLPILAIKVVALSELAQQERKQVYAHGFAYAAGIQASMALLTVFVLALRQAGISVGWGFQFREPVFLAAIAVLVVLFACNLFGMYEINLNTSRLDQLGREATGPRRSFFDGFLAVALATPCSAPFLGTAVGFAFAGGTLEIASVFAGIGLGLALPFIAVSLVPGLSRFIPSTGSWMKPMRTALGMALLATGFWLLWILERIVGLESQLAVLGLLLAVGFGAYGLGRLQESRRQRPLRSIVAAFAALIVAVVALIPLQPLKAELRNHSDSAIAWRAFDSVAIADELRAGRPVFVYFTADWCITCKVNERLVLHDETVLAALEQLDIAVFRGDWTLRDEAIRRELARHGKAGVPVYLVYSPDHPARPSVLPELITVDLIVNALKRAVPRKSS; encoded by the coding sequence ATGACACGTCGTAGCGCACTTATCCGTCACATCGAAAACCTGCGCGCAGGAATGATCCAATGCTCCGCGATCGCTCTGGTCGTGCTGTGCTCGAGTGCAGGCGTGTCGGTCGGCGCGATGCCCGCCCCCGAGGTGCCCGAGGGAGCCTTTGGTGAATCTGCGATCCACGAGAAGCGGCCCCAAGTTACTGCGCGGCTGCTGGTCGAATCCGAGGCCATCTCGACCGACGTGCCGTTTCGGATCGGCGTGCTGTTCGAGATGCAGCCGGGTTGGCACATCTACTGGCGCAACCCGGGCGACTCCGCACTGCCTACCCGCATCTCGTGGCAAGTCGACGACGCGACCCTGAGCGCCCTGCAATGGCCGGCCCCCAGTGTCTTCCACGAAAATGACGGAGACTTCACAACCTACGGCTACGCCGATCAAGTCCTGCTCAGCAATCGGATCACGATTCATTCCCGCATTGATGGACCCGTCTACCTCGGCACCAAGATCAATTTCCTGGTCTGCAAGGAAGTCTGCATACCCGGCGCAATCGCCCTCGAACGCAGCTTGCGGCTCGGCGCGCCGCCGGATCCCGATCCCGAAGTGCGGAAAATCTTCGACGCCTACGAAGCACAGATACCGATCTCTGCACGCAGTCACGAACTGGACGTCGCGACGCTTCTCTCACAAAGCGCAATCCGGCCCGGTGACTCTTTCTTGCTCGGAGTCGGCATGCGCAGCTGCCCCATCCCCAGCCAATGCGATCGGTTTGCGCTACAGGCCATGGATCCCGCCGCGATCTTTATCCCGTATGCCCAGACAAATCCCTCCCTGCGGCCGCTGGGCGTTCAGGGTTTCCCCGGCTCGATGGACGGATTTCTGTTGGCGCTTCGAGGACACATAGCGTTGGACGCCCCTTCGCGCAGCGAGGATCCGTTGCGCGGAATCCTCGCGCTTGCCGGCGCTGGCTATGTCGAAGTCGAACTTCCACTTCCCGTCGTCGCAAGCAAAAGCGAGATCGAACTCCTCACTACAGACTGGCTCGACCCGATCGTATTGGAGCGCCCTCTCCAGTCATCATCGATCGGCTTGATTTATGCCCTGGCTCTTGCCCTGCTGGGCGGGTTGATCCTCAACTTGATGCCGTGCGTGCTCCCGATTCTGGCCATCAAGGTCGTGGCTCTTTCTGAACTCGCCCAGCAAGAACGCAAACAAGTCTACGCCCACGGTTTTGCGTACGCCGCGGGCATTCAGGCTTCGATGGCTCTGCTGACGGTCTTTGTCCTCGCCCTGCGCCAGGCGGGGATCTCGGTGGGTTGGGGGTTCCAGTTTCGCGAACCCGTTTTTCTCGCCGCGATCGCGGTCCTGGTCGTGTTGTTTGCCTGCAATCTTTTCGGGATGTACGAAATCAACCTCAATACTTCGCGACTCGATCAGCTCGGGCGCGAAGCAACGGGACCTCGACGCAGCTTCTTCGACGGTTTCCTCGCCGTGGCCCTCGCCACTCCATGCTCTGCGCCGTTCCTCGGAACCGCGGTTGGCTTTGCCTTTGCCGGAGGCACCCTCGAGATCGCGTCGGTGTTTGCGGGCATTGGCCTGGGTCTGGCCCTGCCCTTCATCGCGGTATCTCTCGTCCCCGGGCTGTCGCGCTTCATTCCTTCCACGGGTTCGTGGATGAAACCCATGCGCACGGCGCTCGGCATGGCCCTGCTCGCGACGGGATTCTGGCTGCTCTGGATACTGGAGCGCATCGTCGGACTCGAATCCCAACTCGCCGTGCTGGGGCTTCTGCTCGCGGTCGGATTTGGAGCTTATGGTTTGGGACGCCTTCAAGAGTCGCGTCGCCAACGCCCTCTGCGAAGCATCGTCGCGGCCTTCGCCGCGCTCATCGTCGCAGTCGTGGCCTTGATCCCACTTCAACCCCTCAAAGCCGAGTTGCGCAACCATTCCGACAGCGCCATTGCCTGGCGGGCATTCGATTCGGTAGCCATCGCCGACGAGCTGCGGGCAGGGCGGCCGGTGTTCGTCTACTTCACTGCTGACTGGTGCATCACCTGCAAGGTCAACGAACGCCTGGTGCTACACGACGAAACCGTGCTCGCTGCGCTGGAACAACTCGACATTGCAGTCTTTCGCGGCGATTGGACGCTGCGCGACGAAGCCATTCGCCGAGAACTCGCGCGACACGGCAAGGCCGGCGTTCCGGTCTATCTGGTCTACAGCCCCGATCATCCCGCGCGCCCGAGCGTGCTGCCCGAATTGATCACCGTAGATCTGATCGTCAATGCCCTCAAACGGGCCGTTCCCCGAAAGTCGAGCTAG
- a CDS encoding ACT domain-containing protein: MNISFVMTLLGKDQPGIIEAISAVVEAHGGNWQESQMARLAGRFTGFISISAPEANALDLEKSLLALAHDELDLRVERVDKTIPEAAVRRASLEILGQDRPGILREITAALSSAGVNVTRLNTGCTSAPMSGETLFRAEAELLCPATLSFESLREALEQLGQDMMVDITLDETRD; encoded by the coding sequence ATGAACATTTCCTTCGTCATGACACTGCTGGGCAAAGACCAGCCGGGGATCATCGAAGCCATTTCGGCGGTCGTGGAGGCCCACGGCGGCAACTGGCAGGAGAGCCAGATGGCGCGGCTCGCTGGCCGCTTCACGGGCTTCATCAGCATCAGCGCACCCGAGGCCAACGCCCTGGACCTCGAGAAATCTCTGCTCGCCCTGGCCCACGATGAACTCGACCTGCGGGTTGAACGCGTCGACAAGACCATCCCCGAGGCAGCGGTCAGGCGGGCCTCGCTCGAGATTCTCGGACAGGACCGGCCCGGCATCTTGCGCGAAATTACGGCGGCGCTCTCCTCCGCGGGAGTCAATGTGACTCGGCTCAACACCGGCTGCACCAGCGCACCCATGTCCGGGGAGACCCTGTTCCGCGCTGAAGCGGAGTTGCTCTGTCCGGCCACGCTCAGCTTCGAAAGCCTGCGAGAAGCCTTGGAGCAGCTCGGTCAGGACATGATGGTCGACATCACCCTGGACGAGACCCGCGACTGA
- a CDS encoding TIGR03619 family F420-dependent LLM class oxidoreductase: MKFVLSLAFSDPAQLGPVCRAADRAGFAFASASDHLVHPQKLETPYPYTEDGTPRWPPFTPWPDPWVTIGALAAQTEKIHFYTSIYVLALRDPYSVAKAVGTASVLSGGRVSLGIGAGWMKDEFQLVDRDFHNRGKRINEMIPVLRKLWSGGWVEHHGEFYDFDPLEMSPVPPSEIPIYVGGVSTPALRRAATLADGWISDLHTFAELEVLIAKVKAYRADSERADDPFPIFASVTDAAGVDGYRRLEDIGVSHVVTFPWVFYHGLTDDLDQKVDGVARFADEVISAFE; the protein is encoded by the coding sequence TTGAAGTTCGTCCTATCTCTGGCCTTTAGCGACCCTGCGCAACTCGGCCCGGTGTGTCGCGCCGCCGATCGCGCGGGTTTTGCCTTTGCGTCCGCCTCGGACCATCTCGTGCATCCCCAGAAACTCGAGACTCCCTATCCCTACACCGAAGACGGCACGCCGCGCTGGCCTCCCTTTACCCCGTGGCCGGATCCGTGGGTGACCATCGGAGCCCTCGCGGCCCAGACCGAGAAAATACATTTCTATACGAGCATCTATGTACTTGCACTGCGCGATCCCTACAGCGTGGCCAAGGCCGTCGGTACCGCTTCGGTGTTGTCCGGAGGGCGGGTATCGCTCGGCATCGGAGCCGGCTGGATGAAGGACGAGTTTCAGTTGGTCGATCGCGATTTTCACAACCGCGGCAAACGGATCAACGAGATGATTCCCGTCTTGCGCAAACTCTGGTCGGGAGGCTGGGTGGAGCATCACGGTGAGTTCTACGACTTTGATCCGCTGGAAATGAGCCCCGTGCCGCCGAGCGAGATTCCAATCTACGTGGGTGGCGTGTCGACGCCGGCGCTGCGTCGGGCGGCAACCCTCGCCGACGGATGGATCTCGGATCTGCACACCTTCGCCGAACTCGAGGTCTTGATCGCGAAGGTGAAGGCCTATCGGGCCGATAGCGAAAGGGCAGACGATCCCTTTCCAATCTTTGCGTCGGTGACCGACGCCGCTGGGGTCGATGGGTATCGTCGGCTCGAGGACATCGGCGTCAGCCACGTGGTGACGTTTCCCTGGGTATTTTATCACGGGCTGACCGATGATCTGGACCAGAAGGTAGACGGGGTGGCGCGCTTTGCCGACGAGGTGATCTCCGCCTTCGAGTGA
- a CDS encoding permease, giving the protein MLQSVFNTLLELSPWFLLGMLVAGVLHVVLPRNFIKRQFHGSWGVVKAVALGVPLPLCSCGVIPAGLGLKRDGASNGASLGFLISTPQTGVDSILVSASFLGWPFALFKVLAAATTGLIGGWISDRVPEDEVVERNLADASDSKDSELSAIEDAPRGLRAMLSHSHSLLESIWRWLVFGILVSALIDTYLPVGTLNVFAELGSLGAGLAVLLISLPLYVCATASVPIAAAMVANGMPVGAALVFLMAGPATNVATIGAIYRGFGSRQLAVYLGVLIVGSIGFGVLFDFGVGPLNVSDHFHGQASPVWWSLASALLMAGLIARLAILDLTRFVRAHWFEKSSAEVEIAVGGMTCGECERKLEGALLEVEGVISAVVSRNPDLARVRGAVDRALIDQAIIAAGYRAVST; this is encoded by the coding sequence ATGCTTCAGTCTGTTTTCAACACGCTACTCGAACTCTCTCCCTGGTTTCTCCTGGGCATGCTGGTTGCGGGAGTCCTCCACGTCGTACTGCCCCGAAACTTCATCAAGCGTCAGTTCCACGGAAGCTGGGGCGTGGTGAAAGCCGTCGCGCTCGGGGTTCCGTTGCCCCTGTGTTCGTGCGGAGTCATCCCGGCCGGGCTGGGACTCAAGCGCGACGGAGCGAGCAACGGCGCCTCCCTGGGATTTTTGATCTCCACACCCCAGACCGGGGTCGACTCCATTCTCGTCAGCGCCTCGTTTCTCGGCTGGCCATTTGCATTGTTCAAGGTTCTGGCTGCGGCCACGACGGGCCTGATCGGGGGTTGGATCTCGGATCGCGTTCCCGAGGACGAAGTCGTCGAGCGCAATCTCGCTGACGCTTCCGATTCAAAGGACTCCGAGCTCTCCGCAATCGAAGACGCCCCGCGCGGTTTACGCGCCATGCTCAGCCACAGCCACTCGTTGCTCGAAAGCATCTGGCGCTGGTTGGTCTTCGGGATTCTCGTCAGCGCACTCATCGACACCTATTTGCCGGTTGGAACCTTGAACGTGTTCGCCGAGCTGGGCTCCCTGGGCGCGGGGCTGGCCGTGCTGCTGATCTCCCTGCCCCTCTATGTCTGCGCGACCGCCTCAGTGCCGATCGCAGCGGCGATGGTGGCCAATGGGATGCCCGTGGGTGCTGCGTTGGTGTTCTTGATGGCCGGCCCCGCAACCAACGTCGCGACCATCGGAGCCATCTATCGCGGCTTCGGCTCGCGACAGCTCGCCGTTTATCTGGGCGTGTTGATCGTGGGCAGCATCGGTTTTGGCGTCCTGTTTGACTTTGGCGTCGGCCCCTTGAACGTGAGCGATCACTTCCACGGTCAAGCCTCTCCAGTCTGGTGGTCACTGGCGAGCGCGCTGCTGATGGCCGGGTTGATTGCAAGACTCGCAATCCTGGACCTCACGCGCTTTGTACGTGCGCACTGGTTCGAGAAAAGTTCAGCTGAAGTCGAGATCGCAGTCGGTGGCATGACCTGTGGAGAGTGCGAACGAAAGCTCGAAGGCGCCCTGCTCGAGGTCGAAGGCGTGATCTCTGCGGTCGTTTCGCGCAACCCCGATCTCGCACGGGTTCGCGGAGCCGTAGATCGCGCGCTGATCGACCAGGCCATCATTGCAGCGGGCTATCGCGCGGTTTCAACCTAG
- a CDS encoding metal-sensitive transcriptional regulator, with translation MGVFSVKHFKSPADKKKLLTRLRKVEGQVSAICRMVEEEKYCVDILLQISAVQGALGKAGQLLLGSHVETCVATAFASGNKKARQTSIDELMEVFARYGGISGR, from the coding sequence ATGGGAGTCTTCAGCGTGAAGCATTTCAAGAGCCCCGCAGACAAGAAGAAACTCCTGACCCGACTGCGCAAGGTCGAGGGCCAGGTCAGCGCAATCTGCCGCATGGTCGAGGAAGAGAAGTACTGCGTGGACATCCTGCTGCAGATCTCGGCCGTACAAGGTGCTCTCGGCAAAGCGGGACAGCTGCTTCTCGGCTCTCACGTCGAAACCTGTGTCGCGACGGCCTTTGCGAGCGGCAACAAGAAGGCTCGACAGACGTCGATCGACGAACTGATGGAAGTCTTTGCCCGCTACGGCGGGATCTCGGGGCGTTAA
- a CDS encoding alpha/beta hydrolase codes for MSNVFLAVALLGALMTANAFVSQRRFPKLIVPGFFAGWLVSELPLHQIAWQALATLVFVATGALDAWTGWLGLFVTFTSWGGLLALIPVAHRAAAVTESALCDALGTGYDEGWSAATLQSMQTPPLAGRHLWAFKMRHPNVKVTRDIPYVDDGNRRHMLDLYAPKKLRDEMTPAPVLLQIHGGGWVIGSKKEQGLPLMNLMAARGWLCVAVNYRLSPKATFPDHLVDVKRAVKWIREEIHNHGGDPNFIVATGGSAGGHLSSLLALTANDPVYQPGFESVDTTMNGCVPFYGVYDFTDHYQFLGNERRIELLQKLVLKKNLETDRDAFLQASPMHRIHSDVPPMYVIHGDQDSLVPVEEARQFVRLLRESSKSPVAYAEIPGAQHAFDIFHSPRNSIVTESVARFLSTLYSDSQLGRTTPTTIPTATTGAGVTQGTRP; via the coding sequence ATGTCCAACGTGTTTCTCGCTGTCGCGCTGTTGGGAGCGCTCATGACGGCCAACGCATTTGTCTCTCAGCGTCGTTTTCCAAAACTCATCGTTCCGGGCTTTTTTGCGGGCTGGCTGGTGTCCGAACTTCCGTTACACCAGATCGCCTGGCAGGCGCTCGCAACCCTGGTCTTTGTCGCAACCGGCGCACTCGACGCCTGGACGGGTTGGCTGGGATTGTTCGTGACCTTTACCTCGTGGGGAGGCCTGCTGGCCTTGATTCCCGTGGCGCATCGCGCGGCGGCGGTGACCGAATCAGCACTGTGCGATGCGTTGGGCACGGGCTATGACGAGGGCTGGTCGGCGGCCACGCTGCAGTCGATGCAAACGCCGCCCCTGGCCGGTCGCCACCTTTGGGCCTTCAAGATGCGCCATCCCAATGTGAAGGTGACTCGCGACATTCCTTACGTCGACGACGGGAACCGGAGGCACATGCTCGACCTGTACGCCCCCAAGAAGCTCCGGGATGAAATGACACCCGCTCCCGTATTGCTGCAAATCCACGGTGGTGGCTGGGTCATCGGGAGCAAGAAAGAACAGGGACTGCCGCTGATGAATCTGATGGCCGCGCGCGGTTGGCTTTGCGTTGCCGTCAACTACCGACTCAGCCCCAAGGCCACGTTTCCCGATCATTTGGTGGATGTGAAACGCGCCGTGAAGTGGATTCGCGAAGAAATCCACAACCATGGTGGCGATCCCAATTTCATTGTCGCAACCGGCGGATCTGCGGGCGGGCATTTGTCGTCGCTGCTCGCGCTGACCGCCAACGATCCGGTCTACCAGCCCGGCTTCGAGAGCGTTGACACGACGATGAACGGATGTGTTCCGTTTTACGGCGTCTACGACTTCACAGACCATTACCAGTTTCTGGGGAATGAACGTCGCATCGAACTGCTGCAGAAGCTCGTGCTCAAGAAAAACCTGGAGACGGATCGTGACGCATTCCTACAGGCGTCGCCGATGCATCGCATCCACAGCGATGTTCCGCCGATGTACGTGATTCACGGAGATCAGGACAGCCTCGTTCCGGTCGAAGAGGCTCGGCAGTTCGTCAGGCTGTTGCGGGAAAGCTCGAAGTCGCCGGTGGCGTATGCTGAGATCCCCGGCGCCCAGCACGCCTTCGACATCTTCCATTCACCGCGCAATTCGATTGTGACCGAGTCGGTGGCCCGCTTCCTGTCGACGCTCTATTCCGACTCTCAACTGGGGCGCACGACTCCGACGACAATTCCGACTGCAACAACCGGCGCGGGCGTCACGCAAGGGACGCGCCCGTAA
- a CDS encoding SDR family oxidoreductase has translation MAIESVDMTGKQVMITGCTAGLGRAAAIALAEMGATLSLVCRNRSKGEALIEEIRRKTGREDCELYVGDMGSRRDIRSIAAAYIAKDRPLDVLFNNAGVVMQQRSETVDGFETTFGVNHLGYFLLTVLLLEPLKAATAGRVVSTASDAYKFGGRRMNFDDLQSERKYSTFGAYGASKLANILFSRELARRVGNSNVTVNAFHPGMVGSDFAKNNGWIAQVAMTLIRPIARSPLKGAESGIYLCTSPEVEGRTGGYYFDCAIRDTRPAARNDEDALRLWEVSEKLTGASLA, from the coding sequence ATGGCGATTGAATCAGTCGACATGACGGGCAAACAAGTAATGATTACCGGCTGCACTGCGGGACTGGGCCGAGCTGCCGCAATCGCCCTGGCGGAGATGGGAGCGACGCTTTCGTTGGTCTGTCGCAATCGCAGCAAGGGAGAAGCGCTGATCGAGGAAATCCGGCGCAAGACGGGACGCGAGGATTGCGAACTCTACGTTGGCGACATGGGCAGCCGGCGCGACATTCGCAGCATTGCCGCAGCCTACATCGCAAAAGATCGCCCCCTCGATGTCTTGTTCAACAACGCCGGCGTGGTCATGCAACAACGCAGCGAGACCGTTGACGGTTTCGAAACCACCTTCGGCGTCAATCACCTCGGCTATTTCCTGTTGACAGTCTTGTTGTTGGAACCACTCAAGGCGGCGACCGCCGGGCGAGTCGTCAGCACCGCATCCGACGCCTACAAGTTCGGCGGCCGACGCATGAACTTCGACGATCTTCAGAGCGAGCGCAAATACTCCACCTTCGGGGCCTACGGTGCGTCGAAGCTCGCCAACATCTTGTTCAGCCGCGAACTCGCCCGAAGGGTTGGCAACTCCAACGTCACCGTCAATGCGTTTCATCCCGGCATGGTGGGCAGCGACTTCGCCAAGAACAACGGCTGGATCGCGCAGGTGGCCATGACGCTGATCCGACCGATTGCGCGCAGTCCGCTGAAGGGCGCCGAGTCCGGGATCTACCTCTGCACCTCGCCCGAGGTCGAAGGTCGGACCGGCGGCTATTACTTCGACTGTGCCATCAGGGACACCAGACCGGCAGCGCGCAACGATGAAGATGCGTTGCGGTTGTGGGAAGTCAGCGAAAAACTTACGGGCGCGTCCCTTGCGTGA
- a CDS encoding HAD family phosphatase, with translation MIRAIFWDNDGVLVDTEGLFFAANREILAEQGIEIDRDDFADVSLRQGRSILELIEGIDRTEFEALRLRRNQLYEVALRGGVRVFEGVEACLDRLHGQLPMAVVTSSSPEHFKIIHEQTDLMQYFEFVLMGGDYDRHKPHPDPYLAAAERIGVAPADCLVVEDSERGLQSATRAGMRCIIIPNPLAGDADLSLAHAVVGSVSEIPEIVTGLM, from the coding sequence ATGATACGAGCAATTTTCTGGGACAACGACGGTGTGCTGGTCGACACGGAGGGGCTCTTCTTCGCCGCCAACCGCGAAATCCTGGCGGAGCAGGGGATCGAAATCGACCGCGACGACTTTGCAGATGTGTCGCTGCGTCAGGGTCGAAGCATTTTAGAATTGATCGAAGGAATCGACAGAACCGAGTTCGAGGCGCTGCGTCTTCGGCGCAATCAACTGTACGAAGTGGCACTGCGGGGTGGGGTGCGGGTCTTCGAGGGGGTCGAAGCCTGCCTGGACCGGCTCCATGGTCAGTTGCCGATGGCAGTCGTGACCAGTTCGTCTCCCGAACATTTCAAAATCATCCACGAACAGACTGACCTCATGCAGTACTTCGAGTTCGTGTTGATGGGGGGCGACTACGACCGGCACAAGCCCCATCCAGATCCCTACCTGGCCGCGGCGGAGCGGATCGGCGTTGCACCGGCGGATTGTCTCGTGGTCGAGGATTCGGAGCGCGGCTTGCAGTCTGCCACCCGTGCGGGCATGCGCTGCATCATAATTCCCAATCCCTTGGCTGGAGACGCCGACTTGAGTCTCGCCCACGCCGTTGTGGGCAGCGTGAGCGAGATCCCCGAAATCGTCACGGGTCTGATGTGA
- a CDS encoding YkgJ family cysteine cluster protein, whose protein sequence is MTNWIATMRAWVSGASEPVRIEGACKMRGNCCRNLILVDRGRPLASLRRFRRLARREPEFAMFVPREEVYEDGLLRFSCQNLGGDGRCQIYEERPDFCREYPVPEMFKVGGELLPGCGYRVVRGESPAEPFARVFERELDSKRRAGSSEAAP, encoded by the coding sequence ATGACGAACTGGATTGCAACGATGCGCGCGTGGGTATCGGGCGCAAGTGAGCCGGTGCGGATCGAGGGTGCCTGCAAGATGAGGGGCAATTGCTGCCGCAATCTGATCCTGGTGGATCGCGGCCGACCGCTCGCAAGTCTGAGGAGGTTTCGCAGACTCGCTCGACGCGAGCCCGAGTTCGCGATGTTCGTTCCTCGAGAAGAGGTATACGAAGACGGTCTCTTGCGTTTTTCCTGCCAAAACCTCGGCGGCGATGGACGTTGTCAGATCTACGAAGAGAGGCCCGACTTTTGTCGCGAGTATCCAGTCCCCGAGATGTTCAAGGTCGGCGGTGAACTGCTCCCCGGATGCGGTTACCGCGTGGTGCGAGGCGAATCCCCAGCTGAGCCATTCGCGAGGGTCTTCGAGCGGGAACTCGACTCCAAGCGCCGCGCAGGGTCGAGCGAAGCCGCGCCTTAG
- a CDS encoding DNA-3-methyladenine glycosylase I has translation MKRCRWAEGMDLEVEYHDREWGVPSWDDRYLFEMLILEGAQAGLSWNTILSKRAEYQRVYANFEVAKVARFDRRKRERLLKNPGIVRNRLKVESSVTNARAVLAIQAEAGSFAKYIWQFVDGRTVQNRRRSPRAIPVETVQSKAMSRDLKRRGFRFVGPTICYAYMQAVGMVNDHQVGCFRHAKLAR, from the coding sequence ATGAAGCGCTGTCGCTGGGCCGAGGGAATGGATCTGGAGGTCGAGTATCACGACCGGGAATGGGGTGTGCCCAGCTGGGACGATCGCTACCTCTTTGAGATGCTGATCCTCGAAGGGGCCCAGGCGGGTCTGAGTTGGAACACGATCCTGTCCAAGCGCGCGGAATATCAGCGGGTGTACGCCAATTTTGAGGTGGCGAAAGTGGCGCGCTTCGATCGACGCAAGCGCGAGCGTTTGTTGAAAAATCCGGGCATCGTGCGCAACCGCCTGAAGGTCGAGTCTTCGGTCACCAACGCTCGCGCCGTCCTCGCCATTCAGGCCGAAGCGGGGTCCTTCGCCAAGTACATCTGGCAATTCGTCGACGGTCGCACCGTACAGAATCGTAGAAGGAGTCCGCGGGCGATCCCGGTGGAGACCGTCCAGTCCAAGGCGATGAGTCGCGATCTCAAGCGCCGAGGTTTTCGCTTCGTCGGCCCGACGATCTGTTACGCCTACATGCAAGCGGTGGGCATGGTCAACGATCATCAAGTGGGTTGTTTTCGGCACGCCAAACTTGCTCGCTAG
- a CDS encoding 3-hydroxyacyl-CoA dehydrogenase family protein, with the protein MSGSTTPQSAAEMRKILSTRKIERVVVLGANGTMGFGSAALFTTAVPHVTFLARTRQKAEEGLAAAIKQVRSPTVASRAEVGDYDNDLEAAVEQADLIFECLTEVLDIKKAMFDRVEKARRDDSIVATVTSGLSINKLCEGRSDSFRRNFVGLHFFNPPNVIVGTELIAGTDTDKELVDFVEAFATVRLGREIIRTQDTPAFAGNRVGFKVLNEAAQLAEDLGPVLVDRLIGPYTGRSLTPLATIDLVGWDIHRAIVDNVFANTQDEAHATNELPKYMAALMDKGVMGNKSGGGFFKKDGKVRLALDAASGDYKPVSEIKLPNLDYIDDVAHMYSQGRYEEGISIFLDAEGDEADIARKVIAGYISYAFHRVGEVTETITGIDMIMGAGFNWAPPSVLVDTMGAAAAARMIDEAGLPVPKAIISAVESGTPKAFFTHPHVNVGKFFVAG; encoded by the coding sequence ATGTCCGGTTCTACTACGCCCCAGAGCGCGGCGGAGATGAGAAAGATTCTTTCGACTCGCAAGATCGAGCGGGTCGTGGTCCTCGGCGCCAACGGAACCATGGGTTTTGGCAGTGCCGCCCTGTTTACCACTGCGGTGCCTCACGTGACGTTTCTCGCCCGCACTCGCCAAAAGGCCGAAGAGGGGTTGGCGGCCGCCATCAAGCAGGTTCGCTCCCCCACGGTGGCATCGCGAGCCGAGGTCGGCGATTACGACAACGATCTCGAAGCGGCGGTCGAGCAGGCCGACCTGATTTTCGAATGTCTGACCGAGGTCCTGGACATCAAGAAAGCGATGTTTGATCGCGTCGAGAAGGCGCGCCGAGACGATTCGATCGTAGCGACCGTGACGTCGGGACTTTCCATCAATAAATTGTGTGAAGGGCGCAGCGACTCGTTTCGCAGGAACTTCGTGGGCCTCCACTTCTTCAATCCGCCCAACGTGATTGTCGGCACCGAGCTGATCGCGGGCACGGACACGGACAAAGAGCTGGTGGACTTTGTCGAAGCTTTCGCCACCGTGCGTCTGGGTCGCGAGATCATTCGCACGCAAGACACTCCGGCCTTTGCCGGAAATCGCGTTGGCTTCAAGGTGCTCAACGAAGCCGCGCAACTGGCCGAGGATCTCGGGCCGGTGCTGGTCGATCGACTGATCGGTCCCTACACCGGGCGCTCGCTGACGCCACTGGCCACCATCGATCTGGTCGGCTGGGATATTCACCGGGCCATCGTGGACAACGTCTTTGCCAACACGCAAGACGAAGCGCATGCGACCAACGAACTGCCGAAGTACATGGCCGCTCTCATGGACAAGGGCGTCATGGGCAACAAGAGTGGCGGGGGGTTCTTCAAGAAAGATGGCAAGGTCCGGCTGGCACTCGACGCCGCTTCCGGGGACTACAAACCGGTGAGCGAGATCAAGCTACCGAACCTCGATTACATCGACGATGTCGCGCACATGTACTCCCAGGGGCGATACGAAGAGGGTATTTCGATCTTCCTCGATGCCGAGGGCGACGAAGCCGACATCGCGCGCAAAGTCATCGCGGGCTATATCAGCTACGCATTCCATCGCGTGGGCGAGGTGACGGAGACCATCACGGGCATAGACATGATCATGGGTGCAGGCTTCAACTGGGCGCCGCCGAGCGTCCTGGTCGACACCATGGGTGCCGCAGCTGCTGCCCGGATGATCGACGAAGCGGGACTGCCGGTGCCGAAGGCGATCATCAGTGCCGTCGAGAGTGGCACGCCCAAGGCGTTCTTTACCCATCCGCACGTAAACGTCGGAAAGTTCTTTGTCGCTGGGTGA